The Flavobacteriales bacterium genome includes the window TGGTATGGAAGCCAACAACCTTCCAACAGGATCAATGTCTGATACTATTCGAGATAACGTTTATGAAATAATGGGCATCAAATCTATCCATGTTCCAGAAGGGCTGAGTAAATCAGGTGTGCTGCATTAACGTTTTCTCTAATCAAGTTAGATCTGTCTTGCAAAGTGAAATTAGCTAGCCCTCAAGACGAATCTATCGCTGTAAAAATAATTGCAGATACATTTGAAGCCAACCTCAGTGTAAGCAGCGTAATAGGCCTTGGCAGAAATAGAAAAAAGAAAATTAGTCGTTTAGCTTCCTACGCTTTTATCAAAGCAATTAATCGAGGAGGGGCTTATATCTCCGACAATAAAATGGGGGCAGCATTGTGCTTCCGTTCGAACAATAACTCATCTAATCTCAAAGAATTTATCGCAGAAATACGCTTTACTCTTTCTATTCCTATAGCTAAAGTTATACATGCTTTGAAACGCGAAGCATATCTAAAGAAGCATCGATACCAGGGAGATCACTTTTATTTTTGATTTCTCGGAGTTAAAAAAGATGGCGACAAAGCTGGTTTCGGACTGAAAGATCATTTATTCGAATTAGCTCAAAATGAGCAATTACCCATTCTTTTAGAAACTTCCATAGAACGTAACAAAGTAATCTATGAACGTTATGGATTTACTGTTTATCATATTTGGGAAAATCCCTTCGAAGGCAAGCCTCTTTGGTTTATGACAAATGGACTAAAATAAAATCAGCTGCTATTCGTCTACTAGTTAGAACAAGCTATTTTCTATCTAATAGATGAGTATCTTTGCGACTTCTAACCATATTTAATAAAACAATAAAAGCAAACCAATGGGAATTCTATTTTTAATTGCTCTCGTAATTGGAGGGTGTGTATATGTGGCGATTAAAATGCCAAAGTTTAAGTTAGCAGCAATATTGGGAGCCATATTTTTCCCAATTATTATTGTTGTAGTGTATGCGACCACCACGGTTCAAACTACTTATAATGACATGGTAGTCAAAAACGAAACCGTTACCAGTTCTTGGTCTCAAGTAGAAAATGTATACCAACGTAGAGCCGATTTAATACCCAATCTAGTTTCTACTGTAAAAGGATATGCGGAGCATGAAAAATCAACACTTACCGAAGTAATTTCAGCTAGAGCTAAAGCCACAAGTATTAATATTGACGCCAACAATCTAAATGCAGCATCGATTCAGCAATTTCAAAAAGCACAAGCTGGTTTAAGTTCTGCTCTATCAAAACTAATGATGGTATCAGAGAGATACCCGGACCTAAAGGCAAATCAAAATTTCTTGGAACTGCAATCACAATTGGAAGGAACAGAAAACAGAATTGCTGTGGAACGTAAAAGGTTTAATGAATCTGTAAAAAGTTATAACTCCTACATTTTAGTTTTCCCTACTAATATTATTGCAGGCTTCTTTGCGATGGAGAAAAGAGTATACTTCGAATCGGATGAAGGAGCAGAAAAAGCACCTGAAGTAAAATTTTAAAAATATGTCGAAAGATTTCTTTACAGAACAAGAGA containing:
- a CDS encoding LemA family protein, coding for MPKFKLAAILGAIFFPIIIVVVYATTTVQTTYNDMVVKNETVTSSWSQVENVYQRRADLIPNLVSTVKGYAEHEKSTLTEVISARAKATSINIDANNLNAASIQQFQKAQAGLSSALSKLMMVSERYPDLKANQNFLELQSQLEGTENRIAVERKRFNESVKSYNSYILVFPTNIIAGFFAMEKRVYFESDEGAEKAPEVKF